Part of the Pan paniscus chromosome 3, NHGRI_mPanPan1-v2.0_pri, whole genome shotgun sequence genome is shown below.
cttggggtggggtgggggtgctaTTTTCTGTAGGTTAAGAAGGAGCAACTTTTGAGTTTGGGTTGActacttttcttttgaaatgttaCTAGATATTCACATGGCAATGGTATATACTAGTGTTCAGTGGCATATACTAATCTGAGGTTCTAGGAAAGGTCAGAGCTGAAGATCCAGATTTGTGAGTCACCGGACTGTAGGCAGGATTTAAAACGTAGTCTAGATGAGATTACCAGGGAAAGGCAAAGTGAGAGAAGCAACCAGAAGGAAGAGACTGAGAACAGCAGTGAGGGAGGAGTGTGATGCCCTGAGGGGCTAATGCTGCTGCGATGAGAACAGAAGTGACTGTGAGGTCTGACACCATGGAGGTAGGTGGTTGTATTGAATTACCTGTGGATAGGTTTAGAGAGAGGGTCAAGGAATGCTTGTGAAATGGGGGAGCAAAGGctaatttttcaagaaattttaataCTTAAAGAAGcaggggcctggtgtggtggctcacgcatgttatcccagcactttgggaggccaaggtgggaggatcccttgagcctaggagttcaagactagcctgggcaacaaagcaagatgcctctctacaaaaatttaaaattagctaggcatggtaatgtgcacctgtaatcccagctactcgggagatggggtgggatgattgcttaagcacaggagttcaaggctgcagtgagctatgatggcacttcTGcagtccagccagggcaacagagggagactttgcctcaaaaaaagaaagagagaaagagaagaaagaaaagagaaaaagaaagaaagagagagaaagtgagaaagaaagaaagaaaagatgagaaataaagAGGAAGCAGGGAAATGGGACAAGAGCTGTGAAGTCAGTTATTACCCTGTGACAGGTACTATGCCAAACATTTATGTAAGTATGTAGTTTCATTTTCACAGAATTCCagtttccattttataggtggAAAAGGAGACACAAAGAAGACAATAAATTGTCCAGGGCATAGTAGGtgatagagctgggatttgaacccaaccTTATGTGAGTCCAACATTATTCAATTAGTTTTAACTTCAGTCAATAAATCACTCCCGCAGTgagataatttaataaaattttgtgaTAAATAAAACTTGTATGCTTcaccaaaatatttatttgagaatTATACAACAAAATTCCAATATGGCATAAACTTTGTGGAGACCTTTAAAAATATCCAATGAGATTTGCTTCATTTTTCCCCCCTAGAGAATTATTAATTATaccattttatttccattaaatggaactcttgagagaaaaagaatagaaaggagagagagatcaCAATTTTATACATTGTACTGAGAAATAAAAGGCCTTCCCACATGGTAGCTAATCCAGTCAAAATAATTGGCCACTTTGGTGTAAACACCTGGGAACTCTGGTTTTCCACAGTTTTCCCCCCAACTCACAACACCCCAGACATAAGTCACATTGTTGGCATCCATACAGACTAAGGGGCCTCCAGAGTCCCCTTTACAGGCATCGATGGAACCATCATATGTACCTaagaaagaaatgtgaaagagaaaatcacacatttccttccatttttcaaGGCTGCCATGCCTCCTCCATGGCATTTAACAACTTTGGCTTTTTTACAGTTTCCTGACAGCAATAGCATGGGCTCTCCTTAGAGTCCCTGGCTGGGCTTGCAGAGTTGCAGAGATGCAGGCTGGAAAATTCTTTGCGAGTCTTCTATTCATTTCCCCAATTCAGCATGTTCTTCCTGTGTTCTTTACTTTATGCAACTGAGTACTGGGATGAGATTGCAACCTGAAAGTTGCATCAGATGCTGAGTAGGAAAATGATAGGACTACCTAGTGCTTACTGAGTGCTAAATATTTATTAGTCATTCATTGTCTTCATTGTCACCACAACCCTGTGAGGCAAATATCATTATTGCCCCTATTTTATACATAAGACAACTATGACACGGAGTttaacttgtctaaggtcacacagctaacaaaCGACAGGTCCTGGACTTGAACCCGGGCAACCACACCTCAGAGCTTGTCCTCTTGACCATGATACTCCCTTTTGGGAGATTTTGTGCTGTTCACCTCTTTTGTCCACTGTAATCCTGAACTCCATTTCAAGATGGGAGGACACTTTCTTCTTACTCATGATTTTCCGAGATTTTTAAATCACTGTATCCAGTAAGTTATAGGATGTCAATAACTGCCTTTTCAGTAATACACCATTTAGAAATGGTTTCAATAAAGCACCTAAATGCACTACACTGGCTGGTACTTTGCCTGCCTTTGTATCACCTCCAAAAGTAGGAGCTGCTATTGTATTGGGCAGGAGAATTAGCTTAACCATGTTATCAAAGGAGTCCGTGGTGTAAGAAATGCGCTGTGATTTCCATGGAGGGAAAAATTTACTTCCAAATGGAAGTAAATCTCATCTCATTTGAGATGAGATAACTTGAATTTGTACTTAAAAGTAATTTAGTTTTGATCCTGGGTATACCACCTCTTGTCTGTAAGACTTTGGACAAATTATGTAACTGCTCTGCATCTCAGATGCCTTATCTATGATCctcaattttacaaatgaagaaacctgctcaaggtcacatgacTAGCAATTAGTAAAAGCTGGGATATAAATCTAGGTCTGGTTCCAGAGGTCGTGCTCTTAGTCACCTTGCTGTGCTGCTATAGAATCGCTTAAGGAGGATTTTTCCTCATAGTATTAGAGGAAGAAACCTGAGCTACAGGGAAGGGACTGAAAGTGTTTGAGAGTGCTACAGCCAGAAGGCCAAATGGAGGGAATTAGGGCCCAAAGCATGGGGGCTGATGTGGTGGGAGGAGATGTTTGATAGGGGAAATACATACATCTTGACATCTTGGATAAACCACTTGGCACTTACCTgcgcattccatttctttttcatagAAGCGATTTCCGTAAAACTTAGAGCAGTTGCTTATTAGTTTAACTTCACCCCACTGAAGTGAAAAGACTCTTTCATTATCTAAACAAAGTGAGAAAGCAAACATTTAGAAGTCACAAATGAGAAATCTAAATACATACTCTCATAAGTTAAACCATTAGGATTATGAAAGGGTGTATAGTtttcaatatatataaatttttgagAACTCTTCCTTAGCGTGTTTAATCATATCATATCTCTATTTCTAAAATTGGATGGATAGTCAAGGGGGACTATTGAACATATGGTCTGAAGTCACACTCATTTAATAAAGAGCTGGTACCCTAAGTTGAATGAGATAAATCTTTCCCTTTTGGTTGCAGAACTCAGTCAGGCAATTGGATAGGAATCAGTGATAAGGTCTTTTCACATAAATACCTCCTATCTTCTCATAGTCCCTTATTTCCTTGAGAATGTTTGTTAAAGCGAAAACAATGTTTTAATATAAGAACTTCAAATAAAGGAAATACATACGAAGTTATCaatgtttgtgtgtttttgtgtgtctgAGAAGAAAAATCCATCTCCTAAGTGATTTGAAGTTATTTAAAAGGGGATTTAAGATTTTcttcctcaagtgatctgcccccctcagcctcccaaagtgctgggattacaggcatgagccatcgtgcccagccaggaaggagtttatttttttttcctttaagctcTACTTCAAGTTGGTCTCAAGATACCTGCCTTCCTTAGAAcaagagcttttttaaaaatagtaatttcttATTTCCCCTAATTTGGGAAAATCAATTTGTGAGCAATTCTTAATGGCCCAGGAGATAGTTTGTGCCTTGGCACTcttgtaagcttcttgaggcaGCTCTCCGATGGTAGCTGAGGCAGCGAAAGGGCAGAATTTTAACTACTAGACTTTAAGGTGGTCAGTAAACACCTGGAGAGCTGGACTTCATCTTTCAGCCATGGAACTTATTCATCCCCTTGTTTGTTGACTGGGTCCATATTTTCCATCagtgaaatcctagcactttagcaTTGCTATCTTGCAGACATAGTAAATCCTCAATAAATGTGTTAAACCATTATTAATAAATGTGTTAAACCTTTGATCATTGATTAAGGCCATATCTAACTACCAGTTTATATGAAGTACATGGAATAAGGGAACATGTTAAATGCtagatcaggctgggcacagtggctcatcccaggactttgggaggccagggtgggaggatcacttgagctcaggagtttgagaccatcctgggcaacatggcaaaatcccatctctacaaaaaatacaaaaattagccaggcatggtggtcccaGCTGATTTggtggttgaggtgggaggatcgcctgagccccagagctcaaggctgcagtgagctaggtttgtgccactgcactttagcctggacaacagagcaagatcctgtctcaaaaaaaaaatccagataaaGAATGTGATTAGCCAAATTCAAGGTATGGGAATTCTAAAATAAGAATTACCCATTCTCTTTaatgattaaattttaaataaaaggaagggGTAACTattctagattaaaagagatttaagaaaAATAGCCACCAAATGCAATGTGTGGACTTTGTTTGGATCTTGATTCAAATAacctgattataaaaatatttttaaaaataaatgaggaataTTAAACATGGGCTTTATTTTATTGGGTATGAAAATGGTGTTGTGTCCTTATCTGGTGAAGATATATACTGGAGTATTCATGGGTGAAATTATATGACATCTGGGATATGGTTTAATATACTCCAGGAAAAATATGTGGGGGAATATGTTGAATAGCTCCTGAATGTGCCTCAGACCATTCTCCACCCTTCAATGCCGTGCATCCTGCCCTAAGAGCCTGACCTGTGGCCTCTGGTTCCCAGGTGGTTTTAGACAAAGAGGACCCTagcaggagggaggaaaggaaagaggtaaGCTAGTGAGATTGGGACTGGCTATACCCTTCAGCTCAAGATCCTTGCTTCTCTCAAGGCAGCCTGCTCTACCTGAGACTTTTTCTCCATCTAGTAACTTCTCCTACTCTTCCGCCTTCAGATCCAGGAGTTAAGACAGCTCTGGTACCTCTAGTCCTGGGTACCTTCGTAGCCCCTGTGATTCCCCAACCCCCTACGTATATCTTTGTAATGAACTCTGTTATAAATAAATCTTCCTAATTGCTCCATTGAGACCCCAATTAATATGGGGAGATACAACAAGAATGACAGAATGCTGATAACTGTGAAAATTGGATGATGGATAAGTAAgggtttattatactttaatctCTATTTTTGTGTATACTTGTAAATGCAcataataaaagattttaaaaaaacagaacaagtATAAGGACACAATACTCTCTTGATGAATTAATTCCTAATACAATTTGGTGTTTTAGAAGTTTTAGGTATTCAGACATACCACAAATCCAGAttaatttctacatatattttatacctTCCAATGTGGCAATTATAATGAATGTGTTGGAATATGAGTCTAAAAGACCAATGCAATGAAGGTACTTAGAGTTTCTGCTATCAAAGACAATTTAAGATGTTGAAAGGAAGCTACATTTTAAGgttaaatcttcttttttttctgttatgcttgtggttgttttgagacagagtctcgctctgtcactcaggctagacggcagtagcacaatcatggctcactgcaacctcaacctcctgggctcaagtgatcctcccacttcagcccccctcAACctccaggagctgggactacaagtacacaccatcacatccagctaatttctaaatttttcgtagagacagtgtctcaaactcctgggctcaagtgatcacctgcctcggcctcccaaagtgctaggattagagacatgagctactatgcccagcccaAGGTTAAATCTTCAAGATGAAGGGAAAGGTGTTGACTAGTTTAATTCTAATCTAATATCTAATTCAGCAGATCTTTCTAATAATTTGTCTCTGAGTGTCCACATCTTTTATTCGTATGAAGTGTTCACCACAAGTCTTCTTAGAAGTTCAAAAAATGAATTccttatgttctttttttctttgtagagaggGTAGGGCCTGGGGaacagggaaagagggaggaggggagtgaGAAGGAGGGTTGTGGGCATCAGCAATTCAACATAGACCAAGGCTATCCCTTTGTAAACCTTTTTATCTTTTACCCACATCTCCCCAACAAATCCAAACAGTCCATGCTGTATGTCTCCCTgtctctatatttttttcttggtgaaTGGCTACCCTTCAAAGTTTGCCACAGGATcatagagagaatatatatgacCTTTGAAAGCCTAGATAAGGACTGGTTCCATAATTTGCAGAGTCcagtgaaaaatggaaatgtggaaTGGGGCCATTTcaaaaattatgaagaatttCATGATGGTGACAGCACAGCAATAAATCAAGCCTCAGGGCCTTCTGAGCATGGGGTGCTGGGCAGCTGCACATGCTGCAAACCCATGAAGCCAGCCATGGCTGGATGTTTACTTTTCTGGATATGATGTTATGCTTCTCTCTGAGTGCTAGGAAATTAGCTCCCATACATTTCTATTCTCTTTGATTTCCAACTCATGGCTTCTGATTAACAAACCGTAAGACATATACCTTTTTCTCGTCCCCAGCCAGAAACGATGCATGTATCATTAGGTTGGAATAGGTAAGGAGACCAGGGGATACAGGCAGGGATGGAACGAGGCAGCTCACAATCTTTTTTGTTTCcgtcttttttcatttcaatcaAAGCGATGTCATTTTGGTAAGTGCCTGCATTGTAGTTTTCATGGAAAATAATTCTATCCACATATTCAATTACTATACGTTTACGGTCGGGGTGTATCCAGTCTACTACTCTTGTCCATATTTGGTAACGATGAGTTTTACTGGctctataacagaaaaaaaaaggaaataaaatatattgagaaaaaatacaaataggaaTTCTGACACttcacttttatatttttcccttttaaaaacctttttcatTTCCCCAGAATTTTGTAAATGCTTGCTGTCATGAAGCAATGAGATTAAATTTACTTAGTGCAGAATTAGGTCAATGGTAAATGGTAAAGCTAGGAATAATCCATGTAACTGCTCAATATGAGGAACATAAAGAACACATTAACAACTAGAGATGCCCAAAAGTGGAATGAGTTTGCTGCCTCTGGAGTGAGTGTGCCGTCGCTGCAGGTGTTTAAGCAGAGACCAGACAGCATCTTGCCATAAATGTAGTTAAGGAACTAGGGAGTTGGACCACACACACTCATTACTCTGCCAACCCTAGAGGTTCTCAGGGCAAAGGCCACAGCAGTCATTATCCTGACCCTTAAGACTAACTTTATCCTAACATtgcattgtatttatttgttcacaTGCCTTTCCTCACACTAGACTGTGCTGCTTGAAGCCAGAGATGGGGTCTGATTCATCTGTGCAGCCCTGGTGCCTACTATTATATCTGGATCATAGTAGCTGTTTTAAAATCCTGTTGAAATGGTGAATGAGCTAAATATTGCCTATTCTTATGCTTCACTACATTTTCATatcaaatttctttcttcctttctttctttttaaaacagagacagggtctcactcttttgcctaagctggagtacagtggtgtgaccatagctcactgcagccttgactcctgagctcaggagacactcccacctcagcctccctagtaactagaactacaggcatgtgccaccacattaggctaattaaaaaaatttttttttgtagaaatggggtcttgctatgttccccaggctggtctcaaacctaccaaagtgctgggattataggcgtgagccaccgcacctggcctcttatCAATTTTCAACTCATAGTTTCAAGCAAATCAGGCATCTACCATCATCTTCTCATGGAACAGTATAGAGTCACTTCAGCAAAGTATTATAGCTTAGTTTTTTTGGTTTGATTAGAAGTAGGGTGCTAAATTATGACCTCATAGTCTAACATTTccaaacaataaattattttacagaaTGGATTTTTCTTAagcaataaaacttatttttaaacaatttaatggaaatcttttcaaaaaatgtattatttatatcagtgttcctcaacctttttggcaccagggacaggttttgtggaagacaatttttccatggaactGTGGAAAACTCGGGGGAGGAGGGGATGATTTCCGGATGAAATGGTTTCACTTCAGAtcaccaggcattagattctcataaggattgCACAGCCTAGACCCTTCACATGTgcaattcacaatagggtttgcactcctatgagaatctaatgctgctgctgatctgacaggaggtggagctcaggtggtaatgctcacccaccactcacctcagttcctaacaggccacagatcaGTACTTGTCTGCAGCTCAGGGGTAGAGTATCCCTGATCTATATAACTTCTGCTTTCTCAAACAGCATTAACTGAACAGAATTTATCTTTACATAAGGGTGATTCAGGTAACCACCTTAAAAGGTCGTGTCCTAGGAAATAATGAGATGTTCAGGAAGCTTTTGTTTATAGTGTTCCAAGAATACTGTCCTTCATATTAATTTTGGTTGTTTTTCAGGATCACAggttgtaaatattatttatttagtcaatttattcaacaaatacttagtgTGAACCtatatgtaccaggcactgtgttaggcacTGAGATGCAGAAATGAGCAAAATCAGAAACAGTTCCTGCTTTCATGGAGTTCACGATCTAGGGAAAGATGCAGCAGTAAATGGATCATCACATTGATGAAGATAATACGTTCTACCATGAAAAGTGAGAGGAATGAACAGTATGTGGGCTTTTAAGAACTTATCAAGAGGGCTTTGACTTAAGGGAGTCAGGGAAGGTTCCCTAAGGAAGTGAAGattgagctgagatctgaacAAAGGGTACGACTAAGTAGGGAAAAGGGTAAGGAAGATCATTTCTGGCAGGGGAAACAATATATGAAGGTCCCTTTGCAGGAGGGGGCAAATGCACTTGAGTAGCAGAAAGCAATCCAGAGTAGAGGTGGTGGAACAGGGAGCAGGAGGTGGCTCTGTGGGGCAAGATGAGATTGGCAAAGGTTAGCAGAGGTCAGATTACATGGGGCCTCATGGGCcatgttaaaatttttgtttcagttcttaTCCTAAGAGGAATGCAAAGTCATTGCATTTTAGGTGACAAGTAATCAAAACTAGGTATGGCAACATGACTCTTGAGCCACACAGTAAAGAAAATATAGGTAGGCCACAGTGGAGAACAAAATGTAAGTAGTACCTACCCACTCTCCCACCTTGCAAATAAGCCAGGTGAAGTAATTTGGCAGCTATGGGTTTGATCTGCCTTTGCCAGTGAGATCAGCAATTTTGGTCTGTGGAGGACACAGTAGATTCTACAGGATTAGCCTCTGGAATTCCAGTCGCGAATACCAGAGGATACTTTGCAATTAATATAGTGGAGTTTGTCACTACCTTTTTCAGATATGCTTTATCATCTGCCACAATCTCTATTACTCACTTTCATTGTTTCGGGAAATCTAAAATTTACTGAAGACATCTTTTACCTGAGACAATGTGCAGCAGTCAGAATCCAACAGCCACCAATATAAATTCCCCCACAGGTGATTCCACTGGCATCCTTAATTGCCACCTGCCATGGGAGGTCTCCCTGTAAAAGACATTTGTGTGGTCACTGCCATTCTAACAGATAGCGATACAAACAGCcctaagatatttccatggcaaGACTCCCAGTCTCTTATAATTACATCATCCTCCTGCCCCTTCCCCCCCCAAATTTAGGCTGTTTCTGGGCAGTTGCATTGTGACTTTTCATGCGCGTTTACCAGTTGTGCTCGCTTTCCTCCCACAATCCGTTTCCTTCGAATGTGCATTCTGTTTTTAACTCCACAAGATAGTTTAGGTAATAATGATTTTATCCGTCTTCTTTCTTCAAGAAAGGAAGAGATTACATCATTATTATCTTGAACCCATTAGCCTTTTTAACACACTTCTTGATTATCTATGCCACAAAAACAGGAGAGTCACAGCCAGTACAAGACAGGCTGGAATCATTAGTAAATTATTTTGAATGCTAAACCATactatttatcttatttaaaaattctggcTTGATATTA
Proteins encoded:
- the CFI gene encoding complement factor I isoform X6; protein product: MFICKSSWSMREANVACLDLGFQQGADTQRRFKLSDLSINSTECLHVHCRGLETSLAECTFTKRRTMGYQDLADVVCYTQKADSPMNDFFQCVNGKYISQMKACDGINDCGDQSDELCCKACQGKSFHCKSGVCIPSQYQCNGEVDCITGEDEVGCEAARHPTIQGFASVAQEETEILTADMDAERRRIKSLLPKLSCGVKNRMHIRRKRIVGGKRAQLGDLPWQVAIKDASGITCGGIYIGGCWILTAAHCLRASKTHRYQIWTRVVDWIHPDRKRIVIEYVDRIIFHENYNAGTYQNDIALIEMKKDGNKKDCELPRSIPACIPWSPYLFQPNDTCIVSGWGREKDNERVFSLQWGEVKLISNCSKFYGNRFYEKEMECAGTYDGSIDACKGDSGGPLVCMDANNVTYVWGVVSWGENCGKPEFPGVYTKVANYFDWISYHVGRPFISQYNV